The following coding sequences are from one Culex quinquefasciatus strain JHB chromosome 1, VPISU_Cqui_1.0_pri_paternal, whole genome shotgun sequence window:
- the LOC6034722 gene encoding pinin isoform X1 produces the protein MATDIIKGYSHLQQELNRARDNLKGLNENIRKIIGRDPSTTEQYTGGNSSFGTYSRNEPKKRGFESTRRPGDQQDRRFSDGGGAPNAAKRRAVGETISVFSRLSGPPSRDAEYEKPRIHSRVIKEQPTRQEIVAAQGSDEKSRARNRRIFGSLLGTLQKFTQEESKLKSKEEKKAQIEKKLEEQQKVERENMRKEKQCLFTDRKRQQLEIRAIETKMNKMKDLEAWEETKKPLANFIKTKTSPHIYFLPKKMDTKMEKKLKESQEEHKKMMDTKRQEVLESIASVEARFKADIRNLEENANRNKSETGVVVANPPSSKHDRIAVDEEEDDDHDDHQLEGPALPSTGFKITIQNHDVAQVKSEGSPKVVRLVDGPIPANPKSGLGTSGDGDGRVVGSDSASSSSYLNQGENFQITFKTDRDGDSE, from the exons ATGGCTACCGACATTATTAAAGG GTACTCTCATTTGCAGCAGGAACTAAACCGTGCCCGGGATAATCTGAAGGGGCTCAATGAAAACATCCGGAAAATAATCGGACGCGATCCTTCCACGACGGAGCAGTACACCGGAGGAAACAG TAGCTTCGGGACGTACTCCCGGAACGAGCCTAAAAAGCGTGGCTTTGAATCGACAAGAAGACCAGGCGATCAGCAGGACCGGAGATTTTCGGACGGTGGAGGAGCTCCGAATGCTGCGAAACGACGCGCCGTAGGGGAAACCATATCGGTGTTTAGTCGGCTTTCGGGGCCACCGAGTCGCGATGCGGAGTACGAGAAACCTAGGATCCATTCACGAGTTATCAAGGAACAACCCACCCGGCAGGAGATTGTGGCCGCCCAGGGCAGCGACGAGAAATCGCGGGCCCGTAATCGACGAATCTTCGGTTCTCTGCTGGGAACACTACAGAAATTTACCCAAGAAGAGTCCAAACTCAAGTCCAAGGAGGAGAAGAAAGCTCAGATTGAGAAAAAACTGGAAGAGCAGCAAAAAGTCGAGCGGGAAAACATGCGCAAGGAGAAGCAGTGCCTGTTTACTGACCGGAAGCGGCAACAGCTGGAAATTCGTGCCATCGAGACGAAAATGAACAAGATGAAGGATCTGGAGGCTTGGGAAGAGACCAAAAAGCCGCTGGCAAACTttatcaaaaccaaaaccagtCCCCATATTTACTTCCTGCCGAAGAAGATGGACACAAAGATGGAGAAGAAACTCAAGGAAAGCCAGGAGGAACACAAGA AAATGATGGACACCAAGCGGCAGGAGGTGCTGGAAAGTATCGCCAGCGTGGAAGCCCGCTTCAAGGCAGACATCCGCAACCTGGAGGAAAATGCGAACCGAAACAAGTCGGAAACTGGTGTGGTCGTGGCCAACCCACCAAGCTCCAAGCACGACCGTATAGCTGTCGATGAGGAGGAGGACGATGACCACGACGATCACCAGCTGGAAGGGCCGGCGCTGCCGTCGACCGGTTTCAAAATTACCATCCAGAACCATGACGTGGCTCAGG TAAAATCCGAAGGATCCCCCAAAGTTGTGCGCCTGGTCGATGGTCCTATCCCGGCAAACCCAAAGTCGGGACTCGGGACTTCCGGTGACGGGGACGGCCGCGTGGTCGGATCCGATAGTGCTTCCTCCTCTTCCTACCTGAACCAgggagaaaattttcaaatcacgtTCAAAACAGATCGCGACGGTGACTCCGAGTGA
- the LOC6034722 gene encoding pinin isoform X2 gives MATDIIKGYSHLQQELNRARDNLKGLNENIRKIIGRDPSTTEQYTGGNSFGTYSRNEPKKRGFESTRRPGDQQDRRFSDGGGAPNAAKRRAVGETISVFSRLSGPPSRDAEYEKPRIHSRVIKEQPTRQEIVAAQGSDEKSRARNRRIFGSLLGTLQKFTQEESKLKSKEEKKAQIEKKLEEQQKVERENMRKEKQCLFTDRKRQQLEIRAIETKMNKMKDLEAWEETKKPLANFIKTKTSPHIYFLPKKMDTKMEKKLKESQEEHKKMMDTKRQEVLESIASVEARFKADIRNLEENANRNKSETGVVVANPPSSKHDRIAVDEEEDDDHDDHQLEGPALPSTGFKITIQNHDVAQVKSEGSPKVVRLVDGPIPANPKSGLGTSGDGDGRVVGSDSASSSSYLNQGENFQITFKTDRDGDSE, from the exons ATGGCTACCGACATTATTAAAGG GTACTCTCATTTGCAGCAGGAACTAAACCGTGCCCGGGATAATCTGAAGGGGCTCAATGAAAACATCCGGAAAATAATCGGACGCGATCCTTCCACGACGGAGCAGTACACCGGAGGAAACAG CTTCGGGACGTACTCCCGGAACGAGCCTAAAAAGCGTGGCTTTGAATCGACAAGAAGACCAGGCGATCAGCAGGACCGGAGATTTTCGGACGGTGGAGGAGCTCCGAATGCTGCGAAACGACGCGCCGTAGGGGAAACCATATCGGTGTTTAGTCGGCTTTCGGGGCCACCGAGTCGCGATGCGGAGTACGAGAAACCTAGGATCCATTCACGAGTTATCAAGGAACAACCCACCCGGCAGGAGATTGTGGCCGCCCAGGGCAGCGACGAGAAATCGCGGGCCCGTAATCGACGAATCTTCGGTTCTCTGCTGGGAACACTACAGAAATTTACCCAAGAAGAGTCCAAACTCAAGTCCAAGGAGGAGAAGAAAGCTCAGATTGAGAAAAAACTGGAAGAGCAGCAAAAAGTCGAGCGGGAAAACATGCGCAAGGAGAAGCAGTGCCTGTTTACTGACCGGAAGCGGCAACAGCTGGAAATTCGTGCCATCGAGACGAAAATGAACAAGATGAAGGATCTGGAGGCTTGGGAAGAGACCAAAAAGCCGCTGGCAAACTttatcaaaaccaaaaccagtCCCCATATTTACTTCCTGCCGAAGAAGATGGACACAAAGATGGAGAAGAAACTCAAGGAAAGCCAGGAGGAACACAAGA AAATGATGGACACCAAGCGGCAGGAGGTGCTGGAAAGTATCGCCAGCGTGGAAGCCCGCTTCAAGGCAGACATCCGCAACCTGGAGGAAAATGCGAACCGAAACAAGTCGGAAACTGGTGTGGTCGTGGCCAACCCACCAAGCTCCAAGCACGACCGTATAGCTGTCGATGAGGAGGAGGACGATGACCACGACGATCACCAGCTGGAAGGGCCGGCGCTGCCGTCGACCGGTTTCAAAATTACCATCCAGAACCATGACGTGGCTCAGG TAAAATCCGAAGGATCCCCCAAAGTTGTGCGCCTGGTCGATGGTCCTATCCCGGCAAACCCAAAGTCGGGACTCGGGACTTCCGGTGACGGGGACGGCCGCGTGGTCGGATCCGATAGTGCTTCCTCCTCTTCCTACCTGAACCAgggagaaaattttcaaatcacgtTCAAAACAGATCGCGACGGTGACTCCGAGTGA